One stretch of Benincasa hispida cultivar B227 unplaced genomic scaffold, ASM972705v1 Contig395, whole genome shotgun sequence DNA includes these proteins:
- the LOC120069442 gene encoding quinone oxidoreductase, translating to MFLLRTNFQFHCKPIVFQQFFYRIPSSPTCSFATHRYHLKDRTENFIAKAISSRAESSALEMVKAIRVHELGGPEVLKWEDVDIGEPNEGEVRVRNKAIGLNFIDVYFRKGVYKAATMPFTPGMEAAGVVTAVGPGVNDRKVGDLVAYAGNPMGSYTEEQILPADKVVPVPPSVDPTIAASVMLKGMTAQFLVRRCYKVEPGHIVLIHAAAGGVGSLLCQWANSLGATVIGTVSTGEKAAQAKGDGCHHVIIYTKEDFVARVNEITSGNGVNIVYDSVGKDTFQGSLACLKTRGYMVSFGQSSGTPDPVPLSALAAKSLFLTRPSLMQYTVIRDELLEAAKEVFEKVESGTLRVHVNHTYPLSEAAQAHADLESRKTTGSVVLLP from the exons ATGTTCTTGCTAAGAACCAATTTCCAGTTCCACTGCAAACCCATTGTTTTCCAGCAGTTCTTCTACCGAATTCCGTCGTCACCCACTTGCTCCTTTGCCACTCATCGCTACCATTTGAAGGACAGGACTGAAAATTTCATAGCGAAAGCAATTTCTTCGCGAGCAGAATCGTCGGCCCTAGAAATGGTGAAGGCGATAAGAGTTCATGAACTTGGTGGGCCTGAG GTTCTCAAATGGGAGGATGTGGATATTGGAGAGCCAAATGAGGGTGAGGTTCGAGTTAGAAATAAGGCGATTGGTCTAAATTTTATTGATGTCTACTTCAGGAAAGGAGTTTACAAGGCTGCTACCATGCCCTTTACTCCAG GCATGGAAGCTGCTGGGGTGGTGACCGCTGTGGGCCCTGGAGTAAACGACAGGAAAGTTGGGGATCTTGTTGCTTATGCTGGGAACCCAATGGGCTCATATACTGAAGAACAGATACTTCCTGCTGACAAAGTTGTTCCAGTTCCTCCCTCTGTTGATCCTACAATTGCAGCATCTGTCATGCTGAAGGGAATGACAGCTCAGTTTCTAGTCCGACGTTGCTACAAG GTTGAACCAGGACATATTGTCCTCATTCATGCAGCAGCGGGTGGAGTTGGATCCCTGTTATGCCAATGGGCTAACAGTCTTGGTGCCACTGTCATTGGTACTGTCTCAACCGGAGAGAAGGCAGCTCAAGCCAAGGGGGATGGATGCCATCATGTTATTATCTATACAAAAGAGGATTTTGTGGCTCGTGTAAATGAGATAACTTCGGGAAATGGAGTTAATATTGTTTATGACTCTGTAGGAAAGGATACCTTTCAG GGATCATTGGCATGTCTAAAAACTCGTGGCTACATGGTGAGTTTTGGACAATCGTCAGGTACACCTGACCCAGTTCCACTCTCGGCACTTGCGGCGAAATCTCTATTCTTAACAAGGCCCTCCCTCATGCAATATACCGTAATCCGCGACGAGCTACTGGAGGCTGCTAAAGAGGTATTTGAAAAAGTAGAATCTGGTACTTTACGGGTTCATGTTAATCATACATACCCTTTATCTGAAGCTGCACAAGCACATGCTGACCTTGAGAGCAGAAAAACGACTGGGTCAGTTGTGCTTCTACCGTAA